A window of the Streptomyces albireticuli genome harbors these coding sequences:
- a CDS encoding penicillin acylase family protein has protein sequence MRLRPRTRALAGLGLAVLTCAAVLPGPAAAAAPGPAPRASGGGLSAVIRYTEYGIPHITAKDYANLGFGTGWAQAADQVCTLADGFVTLRGERSARYGPDAKPDGSLSSASTNLASDLFFRGLNDARTVDKLLARPAPAGPGPQAKELMRGWAAGYNAWLARNRVSDPACRGADWVRPVTALDVARRGYAITVLGGQGLAADGITDAAPQPAAAPRARAGGAAGDPAETARKIFDERRRSAGMGSNAVAFAGSTTASGRGLLLGNPHYPWQGSRRFWQSQQTIPGELNVSGGSLLGMPGVQIGHNERVAWSHTVATGVPTGLYELRTAPGDARSYLVDGKAERMTERKVTVPVRGADGRTSQVTRGQWWTRYGPVVTSLDELPLPWADGKAYALVDPNAESLRFTDASLALGRARSVHGIQDALRRTQGLPWVNTVAADSGGHSLYTQAQVLPRVTDELAGRCSTELGKRTFPAAGLAVLDGSRGDCALGRDADALQPGIFGPAAMPALIDAPYAENSNDSPWLANADRPLTGYPRIFGDTGTARSLRTRGAVEDVSAMAKRGGLTVADLERQQFANRSPAGDLAAADAAKACAALPGGRATGTDGKAVDVSAACGVLERWDRTTHTGSKGAVLFDRFWRRLVAEARSAELWRVPFSAAAPVTTPNTLNTASPAVGRALADAVAELRAADIALDAPLGAHQFVVRDGERVPVPGGTEALGVWNMIHGAPWDSARGGYPDVRFGSSYIQAVGFDGSACPVARTLLTYGQSSDPTSPHHADQTRLFSAGRMVTGRFCEKDILSSPRLRVVRVSER, from the coding sequence TTGCGCCTACGTCCTCGCACGCGCGCCCTGGCGGGCCTCGGCCTGGCCGTGCTGACCTGCGCCGCCGTGCTGCCGGGCCCCGCCGCGGCCGCCGCGCCCGGCCCTGCCCCACGCGCCTCGGGCGGCGGCCTGTCCGCCGTCATCCGCTACACCGAGTACGGCATTCCGCACATCACCGCCAAGGACTACGCCAACCTCGGCTTCGGCACCGGCTGGGCCCAGGCCGCCGACCAGGTGTGCACCCTCGCCGACGGGTTCGTGACCCTGCGCGGCGAGCGCTCGGCCCGCTACGGCCCCGACGCGAAGCCCGACGGATCCCTGTCGTCCGCCTCCACCAACCTCGCCAGCGATCTCTTCTTCCGCGGCCTGAACGACGCCAGGACCGTCGACAAGCTCCTCGCCCGGCCCGCGCCCGCCGGCCCCGGCCCGCAGGCCAAGGAGCTGATGCGCGGCTGGGCCGCCGGCTACAACGCCTGGCTGGCGCGCAACCGCGTCAGCGACCCCGCGTGCCGCGGCGCCGACTGGGTCAGACCGGTGACCGCCCTGGACGTGGCCCGGCGCGGTTACGCCATCACCGTGCTCGGCGGCCAGGGCCTCGCCGCGGACGGCATCACGGACGCCGCGCCCCAGCCGGCCGCGGCACCCCGCGCGCGGGCGGGCGGAGCCGCCGGGGACCCTGCGGAGACGGCCCGCAAGATCTTCGACGAGCGGCGGCGGAGCGCCGGGATGGGGTCGAACGCGGTGGCCTTCGCGGGTTCCACCACGGCGAGCGGGCGTGGCCTGCTGCTGGGCAACCCGCACTACCCGTGGCAGGGCAGCCGGCGCTTCTGGCAGTCCCAGCAGACCATCCCCGGCGAACTGAACGTCTCCGGCGGCTCGCTGCTCGGCATGCCCGGCGTGCAGATCGGCCACAACGAGCGCGTCGCCTGGAGCCACACGGTCGCCACCGGCGTGCCGACCGGCCTGTACGAGCTGAGAACGGCGCCCGGTGACGCCCGCTCCTACCTCGTGGACGGCAAGGCGGAGCGGATGACCGAGCGCAAGGTCACCGTGCCCGTCCGGGGCGCGGACGGCCGGACCTCCCAGGTCACCCGGGGCCAGTGGTGGACCCGTTACGGGCCGGTGGTGACCTCGCTCGACGAGCTGCCCCTGCCCTGGGCGGACGGCAAGGCGTACGCCCTGGTCGACCCCAACGCGGAGAGCCTGCGCTTCACCGACGCCTCGCTCGCGCTGGGCAGGGCCCGCAGTGTGCACGGGATCCAGGACGCCCTGCGCCGTACGCAGGGCCTGCCGTGGGTGAACACCGTCGCCGCCGACTCCGGCGGCCACAGCCTCTACACCCAGGCGCAGGTGCTGCCACGGGTGACCGACGAGCTCGCCGGGCGCTGCTCGACCGAGCTCGGGAAGCGGACGTTCCCCGCCGCGGGCCTCGCGGTCCTGGACGGCTCGCGCGGCGACTGCGCGCTGGGGCGGGACGCCGACGCCCTCCAGCCCGGCATCTTCGGGCCCGCCGCGATGCCGGCGCTGATCGACGCGCCGTACGCCGAGAACTCCAACGACAGCCCCTGGCTGGCCAATGCCGACCGGCCGCTCACCGGCTACCCGAGGATCTTCGGTGACACCGGGACCGCGCGGTCGCTGCGCACGCGCGGTGCCGTCGAGGACGTCTCCGCCATGGCGAAACGTGGCGGACTGACCGTGGCGGACCTGGAGCGGCAGCAGTTCGCGAACCGCTCGCCCGCCGGTGACCTGGCCGCGGCCGACGCGGCGAAGGCGTGCGCCGCGCTGCCGGGCGGCAGGGCCACGGGCACCGACGGCAAGGCCGTCGACGTGTCGGCGGCCTGCGGGGTGCTGGAGCGCTGGGACCGGACGACGCACACCGGCAGCAAGGGCGCGGTCCTCTTCGACCGCTTCTGGCGCCGGCTCGTGGCGGAGGCCCGGTCGGCGGAGCTGTGGCGTGTGCCCTTCTCCGCGGCGGCTCCGGTGACCACGCCGAACACCCTGAACACCGCGTCCCCCGCGGTCGGCCGCGCCCTCGCCGACGCGGTCGCCGAGCTGCGGGCGGCGGACATCGCCCTGGACGCGCCGCTGGGCGCGCACCAGTTCGTCGTACGGGACGGCGAGCGCGTCCCCGTTCCCGGTGGCACCGAGGCCCTCGGCGTCTGGAACATGATCCACGGGGCGCCGTGGGACTCCGCCCGCGGCGGCTACCCGGATGTGCGGTTCGGCTCCAGCTACATCCAGGCCGTGGGCTTCGACGGCAGCGCCTGCCCCGTGGCCCGCACGCTGCTGACGTACGGCCAGTCCTCCGACCCGACGTCGCCGCACCACGCGGACCAGACCAGGCTGTTCTCGGCCGGGCGGATGGTCACCGGCCGCTTCTGCGAGAAGGACATCCTGTCCTCGCCGCGGTTGCGGGTGGTGCGGGTGAGCGAGCGCTGA
- a CDS encoding fatty acyl-CoA synthetase — translation MTGVRDSTVDGILRRTAARVPRRTALRYGERSWTYRELDEAVTGAACALLDDGLVPGDRVAAYGHNSDAYLIGFLGCARAGLVHVPVNHRLTGAGLRHILEQSGSSLVLTDPFLERHLPAGVRTLPLRDATGSLLERLAGHPGEASLPAGGPGADGLVQLLYTSGTTALPKGAMMTHRAFVHAYASAVTALDLKPGDRPVHALPLYHSAQTHVFLLPYLAVGAENLVIDAPDPGRLLELIEKDGVDSLFAPPTVWIDMAGHPGFATRDLSGLRKAYYGASVMPVPVLERLRSRLPGLAFYNCFGQSETGPLTTVLRPEEHAERPASCGRPVFFVEAGVVDEEGREVPDGTPGEVVYRSPQLCDGYWNDPEETEEAFRGGWFHSGDMAVRDAEGYLTVVDRIKDVINSGGVLVASREVEDALYTHPAVVEAAVIGLPDARWIEAVTAVVVARGPVTEEELLAHARERLAHFKAPKRVLFAEELPRNASGKILKRELRERYGT, via the coding sequence ATGACCGGAGTCCGCGACAGCACGGTGGACGGCATCCTGCGGCGTACGGCCGCGCGCGTGCCGCGACGGACGGCGCTGCGGTACGGGGAGCGCTCCTGGACGTACCGGGAGCTCGACGAGGCGGTGACGGGTGCCGCCTGCGCGCTGCTGGACGACGGGCTCGTGCCCGGCGACCGCGTCGCCGCCTACGGCCACAACTCCGACGCCTACCTGATCGGCTTCCTCGGCTGCGCCCGCGCGGGGCTCGTGCACGTCCCCGTCAACCACCGCCTCACCGGCGCCGGTCTGCGCCACATCCTCGAACAGTCCGGCAGCTCCCTGGTCCTCACCGACCCGTTCCTGGAGCGCCACCTGCCCGCCGGCGTCCGCACCCTGCCGCTCCGGGACGCCACCGGCTCGCTGCTGGAACGGCTCGCCGGGCATCCCGGAGAGGCGAGCCTTCCCGCCGGCGGACCCGGCGCGGACGGGCTCGTACAGCTCCTTTACACCTCCGGCACCACCGCGCTGCCCAAGGGCGCGATGATGACGCACCGCGCCTTCGTGCACGCGTACGCCAGCGCCGTCACGGCCCTCGACCTCAAGCCGGGCGACCGGCCGGTCCACGCCCTGCCGCTGTACCACTCGGCGCAGACGCACGTCTTCCTGCTGCCCTACCTGGCGGTCGGCGCGGAGAACCTCGTCATCGACGCGCCGGACCCGGGCCGCCTCCTCGAACTGATCGAGAAGGACGGCGTGGACAGCCTCTTCGCCCCGCCCACCGTCTGGATCGACATGGCCGGCCACCCCGGCTTCGCCACCCGCGACCTCTCCGGGCTGCGCAAGGCGTACTACGGGGCGTCGGTCATGCCCGTGCCGGTCCTGGAACGGCTGCGGTCCCGGCTGCCCGGCCTCGCCTTCTACAACTGCTTCGGACAGAGCGAGACGGGACCGCTGACCACCGTGCTGCGCCCCGAGGAGCACGCGGAGCGGCCCGCGTCGTGCGGGCGGCCGGTGTTCTTCGTGGAGGCCGGGGTCGTGGACGAGGAGGGGCGGGAGGTGCCGGACGGCACGCCGGGTGAAGTGGTCTACCGTTCACCGCAGTTGTGCGACGGATACTGGAACGACCCGGAGGAGACCGAGGAGGCGTTCCGGGGCGGCTGGTTCCACTCGGGTGACATGGCCGTCCGCGACGCCGAGGGCTACCTCACCGTCGTGGACAGGATCAAGGACGTCATCAACTCCGGGGGAGTGCTGGTCGCCTCCCGTGAGGTCGAGGACGCCCTGTACACCCATCCGGCGGTCGTGGAGGCGGCCGTGATCGGGCTGCCCGACGCGCGCTGGATCGAGGCCGTCACGGCCGTCGTCGTGGCGCGGGGGCCGGTGACGGAGGAGGAGCTGCTGGCCCACGCGCGGGAGCGGCTCGCCCACTTCAAGGCGCCGAAGAGGGTGCTGTTCGCGGAGGAGCTGCCGCGGAACGCGAGCGGCAAGATCCTCAAGCGGGAGCTGAGGGAACGCTACGGAACGTAA
- the paaK gene encoding phenylacetate--CoA ligase PaaK, producing MIGRGWVVAMTGSGALLDTAERMSGAELAALQLERLRATLRHVYENVGFHRRAFDAAGVRPEDCRSLGDLGRFPFTTKADLRDHYPFGMFAVPEGRVRRIHASSGTTGTPTVVGYTERDLGVWADVVARSLRAAGARPGHKVHVAYGYGLFTGGLGAHYGAERLGCTVIPASGGMTARQVRIIQDFRPEVIMVTPSYMLTLLDEFERQGVDPRSTSLRVGVFGAEPWTDGMRREIEERFALDAVDIYGLSEVMGPGVAQECVETKDGPHIWEDHFYPEVVDPLTGEVLPDGGHGELVLTSLTKEAMPVVRYRTRDLTRLLPGTARPAFRRMEKVTGRSDDMIILRGVNLFPAQIEEAVLGIPGVAPHFQLRLTREGRMDRLTVRAEARPGATSAQRAAAAGELVRRVKDGIGVSVDVEIVDPETLERSVGKIKRIVDLREKGGA from the coding sequence ATGATCGGTCGGGGCTGGGTGGTGGCGATGACGGGGAGCGGCGCGCTGCTGGACACGGCGGAGCGGATGTCCGGCGCGGAGCTGGCCGCGCTCCAGCTGGAGCGGCTGCGGGCGACGCTGCGGCACGTCTACGAGAACGTGGGCTTCCACCGGCGGGCGTTCGACGCCGCCGGGGTGCGGCCGGAGGACTGCCGTTCGCTCGGCGATCTCGGCCGGTTCCCCTTCACCACCAAGGCGGATCTGCGCGACCACTACCCGTTCGGGATGTTCGCCGTGCCCGAGGGGCGGGTGCGCCGGATCCACGCCTCCAGCGGCACCACGGGGACCCCCACCGTCGTCGGCTACACCGAGCGCGACCTCGGCGTCTGGGCGGACGTCGTCGCCCGGTCCCTGCGGGCCGCGGGGGCCCGGCCGGGGCACAAGGTGCACGTGGCCTACGGGTACGGCCTGTTCACCGGGGGCCTGGGCGCGCACTACGGCGCCGAGCGGCTGGGCTGCACGGTGATCCCCGCCTCCGGCGGCATGACCGCGCGCCAGGTCCGGATCATCCAGGACTTCCGGCCCGAGGTCATCATGGTGACGCCCAGCTACATGCTCACGCTGCTCGACGAGTTCGAGCGGCAGGGCGTCGACCCCCGCTCCACCTCGCTGCGCGTGGGCGTCTTCGGCGCCGAGCCGTGGACGGACGGGATGCGCCGCGAGATCGAGGAGCGCTTCGCGCTGGACGCCGTCGACATATACGGGCTCTCCGAGGTCATGGGGCCCGGCGTGGCACAGGAGTGCGTGGAGACCAAGGACGGGCCGCACATCTGGGAGGACCACTTCTACCCCGAGGTCGTCGACCCCCTCACCGGCGAGGTGCTGCCCGACGGCGGCCACGGCGAGCTGGTCCTCACCTCGCTCACCAAGGAGGCCATGCCCGTCGTCCGCTACCGCACCCGCGACCTCACCCGGCTGCTGCCCGGCACCGCGCGCCCCGCCTTCCGGCGGATGGAGAAGGTCACCGGCCGCAGCGACGACATGATCATCCTGCGGGGCGTCAACCTCTTCCCCGCGCAGATCGAGGAGGCCGTGCTGGGCATCCCCGGCGTCGCGCCCCACTTCCAGCTGCGGCTGACCCGCGAGGGCCGCATGGACCGCCTGACCGTACGGGCCGAGGCGCGCCCGGGGGCGACCTCCGCGCAGCGGGCGGCGGCCGCCGGGGAGCTGGTGCGGCGGGTGAAGGACGGCATCGGGGTGTCGGTGGACGTCGAGATCGTCGATCCGGAGACGCTGGAGCGGTCGGTGGGCAAGATCAAGCGGATCGTCGACCTCCGGGAGAAGGGCGGGGCGTGA
- a CDS encoding acyl-CoA synthetase encodes MDYNLADLFESVVDTVPGREALVHLDHPGDGTERRLTYAGLDEAANRLAHHLRDSGVRPGDHVGLHLYNGVPYLQTLWACLKIRAVPVNVNYRYVAGELAYLYRDADLTALVFDGAFTERVAEALPAAPTLRRLIRVGAPPEGAREPAVAPVPFAEAEASGAPGRDFGPRSGDDRFVIYTGGTTGMPKGVLWRQEDLFFAGLGGGAPTGEPVKRPAELAERVAAGGEGLVFLPAAPLMHGTSTLTALIAFGFGQKVVLHRKFVPGEVLRTVAKERVTSVSLVGDAMLRPLVDALAGPLRGTDCSSLLTVSSSGAVLSDTVREEFAAVLPGVALLNNFGSSESGFNGTATEDRGRGFRLRVNDRTTVVDPVTHVPVPPGTPGRVAQRGHVPLGYHNDPGKTAETFFRLGGERWVLLGDMATVDADGVVTVLGRGSQCINTGGEKVYPEEVEQALKAHPGVYDALVAGVPDPHWGQRVTAVVQPREGAAPPHPDDLRAHCRTRLAGYKVPRAVVYTDRIRRSPSGKADYRWARAVAAGEL; translated from the coding sequence GTGGACTACAACCTCGCGGATCTGTTCGAGTCCGTCGTCGACACCGTGCCCGGCCGGGAGGCCCTGGTCCACCTCGACCACCCGGGCGACGGCACCGAGCGCAGGCTGACCTACGCCGGGCTGGACGAGGCGGCCAACCGGCTGGCGCACCACCTCCGCGACAGCGGCGTACGGCCCGGCGACCACGTCGGGCTGCACCTCTACAACGGCGTCCCCTACCTCCAGACGCTGTGGGCCTGCCTGAAGATCCGCGCGGTGCCGGTGAACGTCAACTACCGCTATGTGGCGGGCGAGCTGGCCTATCTCTACCGGGACGCGGACCTGACGGCGCTGGTCTTCGACGGCGCGTTCACGGAGCGGGTGGCCGAGGCCCTGCCGGCGGCGCCCACGCTGCGCCGTCTCATACGGGTCGGCGCGCCTCCCGAGGGGGCGCGCGAGCCCGCCGTCGCGCCCGTGCCGTTCGCGGAGGCCGAGGCGTCCGGGGCGCCCGGGCGCGACTTCGGGCCGCGCTCCGGCGACGACCGGTTCGTCATCTACACCGGTGGCACCACCGGCATGCCGAAGGGTGTGCTGTGGCGGCAGGAGGACCTGTTCTTCGCCGGGCTCGGCGGGGGCGCCCCGACGGGTGAGCCGGTGAAACGGCCGGCGGAGCTGGCCGAGCGGGTGGCGGCCGGCGGCGAGGGGCTCGTCTTCCTCCCCGCGGCGCCGCTGATGCACGGCACCTCCACACTGACGGCGCTGATCGCCTTCGGCTTCGGCCAGAAGGTCGTGCTGCACCGCAAGTTCGTGCCCGGCGAGGTGCTGCGCACCGTCGCGAAGGAGCGGGTCACGAGCGTCTCGCTGGTCGGTGACGCGATGCTGCGGCCGCTGGTCGACGCGCTGGCGGGGCCGCTGCGGGGCACGGACTGCTCGTCGCTGCTCACCGTGAGCAGTTCGGGGGCCGTCCTCTCGGACACCGTGCGGGAGGAGTTCGCGGCGGTGCTGCCCGGCGTGGCGCTGCTGAACAACTTCGGGTCCTCGGAGTCCGGTTTCAACGGCACCGCCACCGAGGACCGCGGCCGGGGGTTCCGGCTGCGCGTCAACGACCGTACGACCGTGGTCGACCCGGTCACCCACGTGCCCGTCCCGCCCGGCACGCCCGGCCGTGTGGCCCAGCGCGGCCATGTCCCCCTCGGCTACCACAACGACCCCGGGAAGACCGCCGAGACCTTCTTCCGGCTGGGCGGCGAGCGGTGGGTGCTGCTCGGGGACATGGCGACGGTCGACGCCGACGGCGTCGTCACGGTCCTCGGCCGGGGCTCGCAGTGCATCAACACCGGCGGCGAGAAGGTGTACCCGGAGGAGGTCGAACAGGCCCTCAAGGCCCACCCCGGCGTCTACGACGCCCTGGTCGCGGGCGTCCCCGACCCGCACTGGGGCCAGCGCGTGACCGCCGTCGTCCAGCCCCGCGAGGGAGCCGCTCCCCCGCACCCGGACGACCTCCGGGCCCACTGCCGCACCCGCCTCGCGGGCTACAAGGTCCCGCGCGCCGTCGTCTACACGGACCGCATCCGCCGTTCCCCGAGCGGCAAGGCGGACTACCGCTGGGCGCGGGCGGTGGCGGCGGGCGAGCTCTGA
- a CDS encoding crotonase/enoyl-CoA hydratase family protein — translation MGGTEHLTVERAGATLVLTLDRPEARNALSLPMLVGLHDGWAEADEDDAIRSIVLTGAGGAFCSGMDLKSLAAPRTGDGRPAADDPYRERFTADPDLHWKAMLRHHRPRKPVIAAVEGPCVAGGTELLQGTDLRFAAESAVFGLFEVRRGLFPVGGSTVRLTRQIPRTHALEMLLTGRPYTAREAERIGLVGHVVPDGTALDHALETAALINANGPLAVEAVKACAYDTAGLTEAEGLALELERGMPLFRTADAQEGARAFAEKRPPVFRRA, via the coding sequence ATGGGCGGCACCGAACACCTCACCGTGGAGCGCGCCGGCGCCACACTCGTGCTCACCCTCGACCGGCCGGAGGCCAGGAACGCCCTCTCGCTCCCCATGCTCGTCGGCCTCCACGACGGCTGGGCCGAGGCCGACGAGGACGACGCGATCCGCTCGATCGTGCTCACCGGCGCCGGCGGCGCCTTCTGCTCCGGCATGGACCTCAAGTCCCTGGCCGCGCCCCGGACCGGCGACGGCCGCCCGGCGGCCGACGACCCCTACCGGGAACGGTTCACCGCCGACCCCGACCTGCACTGGAAGGCCATGCTCCGCCACCACCGGCCCCGCAAGCCCGTCATCGCCGCCGTCGAGGGCCCCTGCGTCGCCGGCGGCACCGAGCTCCTCCAGGGCACCGACCTCCGCTTCGCCGCCGAGAGTGCCGTCTTCGGCCTCTTCGAGGTGCGGCGCGGCCTCTTCCCCGTCGGCGGCTCCACCGTCCGCCTCACCCGCCAGATCCCCCGCACCCACGCCCTCGAAATGCTGCTCACCGGCCGCCCGTACACCGCACGCGAGGCCGAGCGCATCGGCCTCGTCGGCCACGTCGTCCCCGACGGCACCGCCCTCGACCACGCCCTGGAGACCGCCGCGCTCATCAACGCCAACGGCCCCCTCGCCGTCGAGGCCGTCAAGGCCTGCGCCTACGACACCGCCGGCCTCACCGAGGCCGAGGGCCTCGCCCTCGAACTCGAACGCGGCATGCCCCTCTTCCGCACCGCCGACGCCCAGGAGGGCGCCCGCGCCTTCGCCGAGAAGCGCCCGCCCGTCTTCCGCCGCGCCTGA
- a CDS encoding Zn-ribbon domain-containing OB-fold protein, with protein MPDVLTAPLVVEFPFTRSLGPVLSAFLTGLRERVVLGIRTHDGRVLVPPAEYDPDTGEELHALVRTAATGTVTTWAWNPAPRRGQPLATPFAWVLVRLDGADTALLHALDAPGPDAVRTGLRVRVRWAPRRTGAITDIACFEPCPPGTAPPAGPPVPHDGVFTDPVTTLTAPARLDYTYTPGRALGRHLDALAERRITGERCPSCRKVYVPPRGACPTCAVATREQVEVGPRGTVTTFCVVNIKARNAGNAALDVPYVYAHIALDGAGLALHGRIAGIPCDQVRMGLRVEPVWTEGARHPDHYRPTGEPDAAYDTYKELL; from the coding sequence GTGCCGGACGTCCTCACCGCCCCCCTGGTGGTCGAATTCCCCTTCACCCGCTCCCTCGGCCCGGTGCTGAGCGCCTTCCTCACCGGTCTGCGCGAGCGCGTCGTCCTCGGCATCCGCACCCACGACGGCCGCGTCCTCGTACCACCCGCCGAATACGACCCCGACACCGGCGAGGAGCTCCACGCACTCGTCCGCACCGCCGCCACCGGCACCGTCACCACCTGGGCCTGGAACCCCGCACCACGCCGCGGCCAGCCCCTGGCCACCCCCTTCGCCTGGGTCCTCGTCCGCCTCGACGGCGCCGACACCGCCCTCCTGCACGCCCTCGACGCCCCCGGCCCCGACGCCGTACGCACCGGCCTGCGCGTCCGCGTCCGCTGGGCCCCGCGGCGCACCGGAGCGATCACCGACATCGCCTGCTTCGAACCCTGCCCGCCCGGCACCGCTCCACCCGCGGGCCCACCCGTCCCGCACGACGGCGTCTTCACCGACCCCGTCACCACCCTCACCGCACCCGCCCGCCTCGACTACACCTACACCCCCGGCCGCGCCCTCGGCCGCCACCTCGACGCCCTCGCCGAGCGCAGGATCACCGGCGAACGCTGCCCGTCCTGCCGCAAGGTCTACGTGCCGCCCCGCGGCGCCTGCCCCACCTGCGCCGTCGCCACCCGCGAACAGGTCGAGGTCGGCCCCCGCGGCACCGTCACCACCTTCTGCGTCGTCAACATCAAGGCGAGGAACGCCGGGAACGCGGCCCTCGACGTGCCGTACGTCTACGCCCACATCGCCCTGGACGGCGCCGGCCTCGCCCTCCACGGCCGCATCGCCGGCATCCCCTGCGACCAGGTGCGCATGGGACTGCGCGTCGAGCCCGTCTGGACCGAGGGCGCCCGCCACCCCGACCACTACCGCCCCACCGGCGAGCCCGACGCCGCCTACGACACCTACAAGGAGCTGCTGTGA
- a CDS encoding thiolase domain-containing protein — MTGPSRPGPAAAREVAIVAFAQTRHRRATPELSEAEMLLPVLSEALDQAGLRPGEADFTCSGSSDYLAGRPFSFTMTLDTVGAWPPVAESHVEMDGAWALHEAWVKILTGEADTALVYAHGTSSSGDLRDVLTRQLDPYCTAPLWPDPVALAALQAQALIDAGETDEDALARIAARSRTAAEANPYAPLSGPVPAGDYVVRPLRAGDCPPVGDGAAAVVLAAGDTARRMRARPAWIRGMDHRVEPHALGVRDLTDSVSTRLAAERAGAFDAPVDTAELHAPFTSQEVVLRKALRLDDGVVVNPSGGPLAANPVMAAGLIRLGEAAARVHRGESDRALAHATSGPCLQQNLVAVLEGPERPARQERGPRS; from the coding sequence GTGACCGGGCCGTCGCGGCCCGGCCCGGCCGCCGCCCGCGAGGTCGCGATCGTCGCCTTCGCGCAGACCCGGCACCGCCGCGCCACCCCGGAGCTCTCCGAGGCCGAGATGCTGCTGCCCGTCCTGAGCGAGGCCCTCGACCAGGCCGGACTGCGCCCGGGCGAGGCCGACTTCACCTGCTCCGGATCGAGCGACTACCTCGCCGGCCGGCCCTTCTCCTTCACCATGACCCTCGACACCGTCGGCGCCTGGCCGCCCGTCGCCGAGTCCCACGTGGAGATGGACGGGGCCTGGGCGCTCCACGAGGCCTGGGTGAAGATCCTCACCGGCGAGGCCGACACCGCTCTCGTCTACGCCCACGGCACCTCCTCCTCCGGCGACCTCCGCGACGTCCTCACCCGCCAGCTGGACCCCTACTGCACCGCACCGCTGTGGCCGGACCCCGTCGCCCTCGCCGCCCTCCAGGCGCAGGCGCTCATCGACGCGGGCGAGACCGACGAGGACGCCCTCGCCCGCATCGCCGCCCGCAGCCGCACCGCCGCCGAGGCCAACCCGTACGCGCCGCTCAGCGGCCCCGTACCGGCGGGCGACTACGTCGTACGGCCGCTGCGCGCCGGCGACTGCCCGCCCGTCGGCGACGGCGCCGCCGCCGTCGTCCTCGCCGCCGGCGACACCGCCCGCCGCATGCGCGCCCGGCCCGCCTGGATCCGCGGCATGGACCACCGCGTCGAACCCCACGCGCTCGGCGTACGGGACCTCACGGACTCCGTCTCCACCCGCCTCGCCGCCGAGCGCGCCGGCGCCTTCGACGCCCCCGTCGACACGGCCGAACTCCACGCGCCCTTCACCTCCCAGGAGGTGGTCCTGCGCAAGGCGCTGCGGCTGGACGACGGTGTGGTCGTCAACCCCTCCGGAGGGCCCCTGGCGGCCAACCCCGTCATGGCCGCCGGACTGATCCGGCTCGGCGAGGCGGCCGCCCGCGTCCACCGGGGCGAATCCGACCGCGCCCTGGCGCACGCGACCTCGGGGCCGTGCCTCCAGCAGAACCTCGTCGCCGTGCTGGAAGGGCCGGAAAGGCCGGCAAGGCAGGAAAGGGGGCCGAGGTCATGA